A region of Candidatus Terasakiella magnetica DNA encodes the following proteins:
- a CDS encoding acyl-CoA synthetase, whose translation MLKQKSSYQDLCDHFSWDIPESFNMGVAVCDVHADASPEKTALIVEEENGQVQHHSFAEIKSLSNQLANLFCQYGINKGDRIAVLLSQSIETACTHVGAWKAGFISIPLFTLFQEEALQFRLSNSQARVLITDQENYQKIIPLRDQLPALEYVFLVDGSAEDAHDLYDCLNSVSDHFTPVKTKAEDPALIIYTSGTTGNPKGALHAHRVLLGHIPGVQMPQEFPPQEKDLFWTPADWAWIGGLMNILMGAWYHGIPVLAYRAKKFEPEAALSLMERHKVRNIFMPPTALKLMRNVKNIKETYKLSLRTITVAGEPMGEELLDWGKREFGLSLNEYYGQTECNLVVSNCSALMEAKAGSMGRPVPGHDVAIIDGQGQEVPHGQVGDIAVRKNDPVMLLQYWDNPEATEKKYRNGWLIMGDQGYRDEEGYIFFVGRDDDLITSAGYRIGPSEIEDCLTKHEAVSICAVVGIPDPIRTEAIKAFIVLKDGYSEDETLESSLRDFVKDRLSPHEYPRHIEFCASLPMTATGKIKRNVLRENEVAKQA comes from the coding sequence ATGCTTAAACAAAAAAGCAGCTATCAAGACCTTTGCGACCATTTTTCTTGGGACATCCCTGAAAGCTTCAACATGGGTGTTGCGGTCTGTGATGTACATGCAGATGCGAGCCCTGAAAAAACAGCCCTGATTGTTGAAGAGGAAAATGGACAGGTTCAACATCATAGCTTTGCTGAAATTAAAAGCCTCTCCAACCAGCTCGCCAATCTTTTTTGCCAATATGGCATCAACAAAGGCGATCGGATTGCGGTCTTGCTCTCCCAATCTATTGAGACAGCCTGCACCCATGTTGGAGCATGGAAAGCGGGCTTTATTTCCATCCCGCTGTTTACCTTATTTCAAGAAGAGGCCTTGCAGTTTCGTCTCTCTAATTCACAAGCACGCGTCCTGATCACGGATCAGGAAAATTATCAAAAGATCATCCCTTTGCGCGATCAGCTCCCTGCCCTTGAATATGTCTTTCTTGTGGATGGAAGCGCTGAGGATGCCCATGACCTATACGACTGCCTAAACAGTGTAAGCGATCACTTCACCCCTGTAAAAACCAAAGCAGAAGACCCAGCCCTGATCATTTATACCTCAGGCACAACAGGAAACCCAAAAGGCGCGCTTCATGCTCATCGCGTGTTGCTTGGTCATATACCGGGTGTGCAAATGCCCCAAGAATTCCCCCCACAGGAAAAGGACCTTTTTTGGACACCTGCGGATTGGGCATGGATTGGTGGTTTGATGAATATCTTGATGGGGGCTTGGTATCATGGCATTCCAGTTTTAGCCTATCGCGCTAAAAAGTTTGAACCAGAGGCTGCCTTATCCTTGATGGAACGCCACAAGGTGCGCAATATCTTCATGCCGCCCACGGCCTTAAAATTGATGCGCAATGTTAAAAACATCAAAGAGACATATAAACTGAGCCTGCGCACCATCACGGTGGCGGGTGAGCCCATGGGGGAAGAATTACTGGATTGGGGCAAACGTGAATTCGGCCTGAGCTTAAATGAATATTACGGTCAGACAGAATGCAATCTTGTCGTTTCAAACTGCTCTGCCCTCATGGAGGCAAAAGCGGGCTCTATGGGACGCCCCGTTCCCGGTCATGATGTAGCTATCATTGATGGACAAGGCCAAGAGGTTCCTCACGGGCAGGTTGGTGATATTGCCGTTCGCAAAAATGATCCGGTCATGTTGCTGCAATATTGGGATAACCCTGAGGCCACAGAAAAAAAATATCGCAACGGCTGGCTGATTATGGGCGATCAAGGCTATAGGGATGAAGAGGGTTATATCTTCTTTGTTGGGCGTGATGATGACCTGATCACGTCTGCAGGCTATCGCATCGGCCCCTCAGAGATCGAAGATTGCCTCACCAAACATGAAGCCGTTTCAATCTGTGCAGTTGTCGGTATCCCCGATCCCATCCGCACAGAAGCCATCAAAGCCTTTATCGTTTTAAAAGATGGCTATTCAGAAGATGAAACACTTGAAAGCTCATTGCGCGACTTTGTCAAAGACAGGCTTTCACCACATGAGTATCCGCGCCATATTGAGTTTTGCGCATCGCTGCCGATGACAGCAACAGGCAAAATCAAACGCAATGTACTGCGTGAAAACGAAGTCGCAAAACAGGCTTAG
- the cobD gene encoding threonine-phosphate decarboxylase CobD, whose product MAVFHGGNLAAAAQRFSVPQEKWVDLSTGINPHPYPIPPLEQDHWGRLPDQKLLQDLKEAAAFYYGVDDPEKVIPVSGTQTLLQILPHLFEKPKKVRIIGPTYKEHAYCWSLAGHDVMEVEDVYDAADEADILIIVNPNNPTGDVYEPDFLLELAAKQHAKGGYLIVDGAFLDCRPSLDISSHAGTDGLIILRSFGKFFGLAGIRLGFVLAGGKLADRLRDGIGPWAVNGPAMEIGKRAFRDVAWIKQTRADLIKATQRLDEILGSASIDVVGGTSLFRYCHHPKAPHIFEGLGKQGVLVRPFEDRAQYLRIGLPGPEKHWAILQESLKELDL is encoded by the coding sequence TTGGCAGTCTTCCATGGTGGCAACTTAGCAGCCGCAGCACAGAGATTTTCTGTGCCTCAAGAAAAATGGGTCGATTTATCCACGGGTATTAACCCGCATCCTTATCCGATTCCACCGCTTGAACAGGACCATTGGGGCCGCCTTCCTGATCAAAAATTATTGCAAGATCTTAAAGAGGCGGCAGCCTTTTATTATGGTGTTGATGATCCTGAAAAAGTGATCCCGGTTTCTGGTACCCAGACTTTATTGCAGATTTTACCTCACTTGTTTGAAAAGCCTAAAAAGGTCCGCATCATTGGGCCAACTTATAAAGAACATGCCTATTGCTGGTCTTTAGCCGGGCATGATGTGATGGAAGTAGAGGATGTTTATGATGCCGCTGATGAGGCTGATATCCTGATTATTGTAAACCCGAATAACCCGACAGGCGATGTGTATGAGCCTGACTTTTTATTAGAACTCGCAGCAAAGCAGCATGCAAAAGGCGGCTACCTGATTGTGGATGGGGCTTTTTTAGATTGCAGACCAAGTCTTGATATCTCAAGCCATGCGGGCACAGATGGGTTGATTATCTTGCGCTCATTTGGCAAATTTTTTGGCCTTGCTGGTATCCGCCTTGGCTTTGTCTTAGCCGGTGGAAAACTGGCCGATCGCCTGAGGGATGGTATTGGGCCATGGGCTGTAAACGGGCCTGCAATGGAAATTGGTAAACGAGCTTTTCGCGATGTGGCATGGATCAAACAGACCCGTGCAGACCTTATAAAAGCAACCCAGCGTTTGGATGAAATTTTAGGTTCAGCGTCAATTGATGTTGTGGGGGGGACATCTTTGTTTCGTTATTGTCATCACCCTAAAGCTCCCCATATATTTGAAGGGCTTGGCAAACAAGGGGTGTTGGTTCGCCCGTTTGAAGACCGGGCACAATATTTACGCATTGGCCTTCCCGGTCCAGAAAAGCACTGGGCGATCTTGCAAGAAAGCTTAAAAGAACTTGACTTGTGA
- a CDS encoding Leu/Phe/Val dehydrogenase, producing the protein MPVFGAADFDHHENVVFGCDEATGLKCIIAIHNTKRGPALGGSRFWNYENEQDAITDVLRLSKGMTYKAAVAGLDLGGGKSVIIGDAKKIKTPDLMRAFGRVIESLNGKYITAEDVGTTVEDMDHIREVTRHVRGKSTGSGNPSPLTALGTFLGIKAAVKHHLKTDELTGLRISVQGVGNVGYYLCQYLHEAGAKLIVSDINEKALKRVEEEFSAQRVSLEEIYSQEVDVYAPCALGATVNDQTIDQFNTSIIAGSANNQLAEDRHGQALLDKGILYAPDYVINAGGLINVAHETDDYDLGVVKDKIDNIYTTLLEIFQRSQKRNLPTSLIADHMAEELFKEPTTAEAAQ; encoded by the coding sequence ATGCCAGTCTTTGGAGCAGCAGATTTTGACCATCACGAGAATGTTGTTTTCGGCTGTGATGAAGCCACAGGCTTAAAATGCATCATCGCCATCCATAATACCAAGCGCGGCCCCGCCTTGGGCGGTTCGCGTTTTTGGAATTATGAAAATGAACAAGATGCCATCACCGATGTTTTGCGCCTCTCCAAAGGCATGACCTATAAGGCCGCTGTGGCGGGATTGGACCTTGGCGGTGGAAAGTCTGTCATTATTGGGGATGCAAAAAAAATTAAAACCCCGGACCTGATGCGCGCATTTGGACGGGTCATTGAAAGCCTAAACGGTAAATATATTACTGCTGAAGATGTGGGCACAACGGTTGAAGATATGGACCATATCCGTGAAGTCACCCGTCATGTGCGGGGTAAATCCACAGGTTCAGGCAACCCCTCCCCCTTAACCGCCTTGGGGACTTTTTTAGGTATCAAAGCGGCTGTTAAACATCACTTAAAAACAGATGAGCTCACTGGCTTGCGCATCAGCGTTCAAGGCGTGGGAAATGTCGGTTACTATTTGTGCCAATATTTACATGAAGCAGGTGCCAAGCTGATTGTCAGCGACATTAATGAAAAAGCCTTAAAGCGCGTTGAAGAAGAATTTAGCGCCCAAAGGGTTAGCCTTGAAGAGATCTACAGCCAAGAAGTTGATGTTTATGCCCCTTGCGCCCTTGGGGCCACGGTAAATGACCAAACGATTGATCAATTTAACACAAGCATCATTGCCGGTTCTGCCAACAATCAACTGGCTGAAGACCGCCATGGTCAAGCCTTGTTGGACAAAGGTATTCTGTATGCACCGGACTATGTGATCAATGCAGGCGGGCTGATCAATGTGGCCCATGAAACCGATGACTATGACTTAGGCGTGGTGAAAGATAAAATCGATAATATCTACACCACCTTGCTTGAAATTTTCCAACGCTCCCAAAAACGCAATTTACCAACGTCCTTAATCGCAGACCATATGGCTGAAGAACTTTTTAAAGAACCAACAACGGCTGAAGCTGCGCAATAA
- a CDS encoding PilZ domain-containing protein, protein MNKEINMDHRQNRRHSINIMANLVCDDESHPAKVLDISTGGAKVVLAASNLEQESEVKIDLPFLNELAALVIWSNGHNCGLRFYDDQNRLNDFLYNLAIYGAAGQGE, encoded by the coding sequence ATGAATAAAGAAATCAATATGGACCATCGCCAGAACAGAAGGCATTCCATTAATATTATGGCAAACCTTGTCTGTGATGACGAATCTCATCCGGCAAAAGTTTTGGACATTTCCACAGGTGGCGCCAAAGTTGTACTAGCTGCCTCAAACCTTGAGCAAGAAAGCGAAGTTAAGATTGATCTTCCTTTCCTAAATGAACTGGCAGCCCTTGTCATCTGGTCAAATGGTCATAACTGCGGCTTGCGTTTTTATGATGATCAAAACAGATTAAATGACTTTTTATATAATCTGGCCATTTATGGCGCAGCAGGTCAGGGAGAATAG
- a CDS encoding Lrp/AsnC family transcriptional regulator: MDKIDRNILAYLERDADITNAALAEKVNLSPSSCLRRVQRLKKDGVIQKTVCIIDDRMLGRKLKAIVEVDLERHGTHAQGAFIEKVRQETAVAQAYAITGESDVLMIMNLEDMEEYQKICDRLFNHDKNVIRFRTSFAMEVIKE, from the coding sequence ATGGATAAAATTGATCGAAATATTTTGGCTTATCTTGAGCGTGATGCGGACATTACAAATGCAGCCTTGGCTGAAAAGGTCAACCTATCGCCCAGCAGCTGTTTGCGCCGTGTTCAGCGCCTTAAGAAAGACGGTGTGATACAAAAAACGGTTTGTATTATCGATGACAGAATGTTGGGCAGGAAATTAAAAGCCATTGTCGAGGTTGATCTGGAAAGGCATGGCACGCACGCCCAAGGCGCCTTTATAGAAAAGGTCAGGCAAGAAACGGCTGTTGCGCAAGCTTACGCCATCACGGGTGAAAGTGATGTTTTGATGATCATGAATTTGGAGGATATGGAAGAATATCAGAAAATTTGTGATCGCTTATTTAACCATGACAAAAATGTTATACGTTTTCGCACTTCCTTTGCCATGGAAGTGATCAAGGAATAG
- a CDS encoding response regulator yields the protein MKKYNYHEIDILIADQNIQLRGGLKGILHQAGFRSIQDVSNHEQLENALMSKSPDLLLCDIRLPGGDVCETIGKLRHNQCGFNPFCSVILFIDEPTQDVVARASKAGLDDLQIKPIVAKKILARVEYLVEKRKPFVVTTDYIGPDRRTGHRPGTMEISTVEVPNSIQGKATGNFNEREFRDHIEKSVWEINAQKIERQAYQIAYLVDRIVPAYQDQQFNKESMGQCARLVDVSKDIAKRLEDSDFDHLSGLVSTLETVAESLWKSGTLPKQKDLELLPELSAAISATFKSVKAAAPFADEIIHSVQDQYKK from the coding sequence ATGAAAAAATACAACTATCACGAAATTGATATCCTGATTGCGGATCAAAACATCCAGCTTCGTGGTGGCCTGAAAGGTATTCTTCATCAGGCTGGTTTTCGCTCTATTCAAGATGTCTCTAACCATGAACAGCTTGAAAATGCCCTTATGTCCAAATCACCGGACCTGCTTTTATGTGACATCAGGCTGCCCGGTGGGGATGTGTGTGAAACCATCGGTAAATTGCGCCATAACCAATGTGGCTTTAACCCGTTTTGCTCTGTCATTCTCTTTATTGATGAACCTACACAGGATGTGGTCGCGCGTGCATCAAAAGCTGGACTGGATGATTTACAGATCAAGCCCATTGTTGCCAAAAAAATCCTTGCTCGCGTGGAATATCTTGTTGAAAAAAGAAAACCCTTTGTGGTCACAACCGACTATATCGGGCCAGACAGGCGCACAGGCCACAGGCCGGGCACTATGGAGATTTCCACCGTTGAAGTCCCCAACAGCATTCAAGGCAAAGCCACAGGCAACTTTAATGAGCGTGAATTTCGCGATCATATTGAAAAATCGGTCTGGGAGATTAATGCCCAAAAGATTGAACGCCAAGCTTATCAAATTGCCTATCTGGTGGATCGCATTGTTCCAGCCTATCAAGACCAGCAATTCAACAAAGAAAGCATGGGCCAATGCGCACGCCTTGTTGATGTTTCTAAAGACATTGCCAAGCGTCTTGAAGACAGTGATTTTGATCATCTTTCCGGCCTTGTCTCCACCCTAGAAACCGTAGCAGAATCCTTATGGAAAAGCGGCACACTTCCTAAACAGAAAGATCTGGAACTTTTACCGGAACTCTCTGCTGCTATTTCAGCCACCTTTAAATCGGTTAAGGCTGCTGCACCCTTTGCTGATGAGATTATTCATTCCGTTCAGGATCAATACAAAAAATAA
- a CDS encoding THUMP domain-containing class I SAM-dependent RNA methyltransferase codes for MEKKTDLEIFLVCVPGFEGTLCAELREKGFKKPKIDKGGVTLKGRWEDVWRANLLVRGASKVLVRLGAFRAMHLAQLDKRARKFPWADFLRADVPVRIDVTCKKSRIYHNKAAAQRIERALTEELGCEISSEAELCLKVRIYEDLCTISIDSSGEGLHKRGHKEALNKAPMRETLAALSLMACGYKGNEPVLDPMCGSGTFVIEAAEMATGLNPGRSRNFAFEHLVTFDRVIWEKLKETTLVKQPEAKFYGFDRDAGAITRSQENATRAGLQDICLFDKQAVSKLITPVGPKGLVIINPPYGVRIGEKKKLYPLYAALGKTLKEQFKGWRVGLITNTEGLAKTCELPFKPKPLSFSHGGIRVALYQTDDLD; via the coding sequence ATGGAAAAAAAGACTGACCTAGAAATCTTCCTCGTTTGTGTGCCCGGTTTTGAAGGCACCCTTTGTGCTGAGCTGCGCGAAAAAGGTTTTAAAAAACCAAAGATCGATAAAGGCGGGGTCACCCTGAAAGGACGTTGGGAAGACGTCTGGCGTGCAAACCTGCTTGTGCGCGGGGCAAGCAAAGTGCTTGTACGCCTTGGGGCCTTTCGCGCCATGCACCTTGCCCAGCTTGATAAACGCGCACGCAAATTTCCATGGGCTGATTTCCTGCGCGCTGATGTGCCTGTGCGCATTGATGTGACCTGTAAAAAGTCGCGCATCTATCACAATAAAGCCGCCGCCCAACGTATTGAGCGTGCCTTAACTGAAGAACTCGGCTGTGAAATCTCAAGCGAGGCTGAGCTTTGCCTAAAGGTGCGTATTTATGAAGACCTCTGCACCATCAGTATTGATAGCTCAGGGGAAGGATTACACAAACGCGGTCATAAAGAAGCTTTAAACAAAGCCCCAATGCGCGAAACCCTTGCCGCCCTCTCCCTCATGGCCTGTGGCTATAAAGGCAATGAGCCTGTGCTTGACCCCATGTGCGGGTCCGGCACCTTTGTGATTGAGGCTGCTGAAATGGCAACAGGGCTTAACCCCGGGCGCAGCCGCAATTTTGCCTTTGAACATCTTGTCACGTTTGACCGTGTAATTTGGGAAAAGTTAAAAGAAACCACACTGGTAAAACAACCTGAGGCCAAATTTTATGGCTTTGATCGCGATGCAGGCGCCATTACGCGCTCCCAAGAAAATGCAACCCGCGCAGGCCTGCAAGATATCTGCCTCTTTGATAAACAGGCCGTGAGCAAACTCATCACGCCTGTTGGCCCCAAAGGCCTTGTCATTATCAACCCGCCTTATGGGGTACGTATTGGTGAAAAGAAAAAGCTCTACCCGTTATATGCCGCCCTTGGCAAAACACTAAAAGAACAGTTTAAAGGCTGGCGCGTTGGTCTGATCACCAACACAGAAGGCTTGGCAAAAACATGTGAGCTGCCCTTTAAGCCCAAGCCCCTGTCCTTTTCCCATGGCGGTATTCGCGTAGCACTGTATCAAACGGATGATCTTGATTAA
- a CDS encoding DUF1489 family protein: MTINLKKLAARVEDIEELEAIQERKLQDYGSLFTYTRNTPKRKKELLEGGSLYWVIKGHFRVRQEIIGFEEEMDDEGRKYCLIILKPGLIKTELKQQKAFQGWRYFEEKDVPADLGDREIIGEDLPEEMSAELRELGLI, translated from the coding sequence ATGACCATTAACCTAAAAAAACTTGCCGCCCGTGTTGAAGACATTGAAGAGCTTGAAGCTATCCAAGAACGTAAATTACAAGATTACGGTTCGCTCTTTACCTACACACGCAACACCCCTAAACGCAAAAAAGAGTTGTTAGAGGGTGGCTCACTTTATTGGGTGATTAAAGGGCATTTTCGGGTGCGCCAAGAGATTATCGGTTTTGAAGAAGAAATGGATGATGAAGGGCGTAAATATTGCCTCATTATTTTAAAACCGGGATTGATTAAAACAGAATTGAAACAGCAAAAAGCTTTTCAAGGCTGGCGCTATTTTGAAGAAAAAGACGTGCCTGCTGATTTGGGTGACCGAGAGATTATCGGTGAAGATTTACCCGAAGAAATGTCGGCAGAATTGCGCGAGCTTGGCCTGATTTAA
- a CDS encoding TAXI family TRAP transporter solute-binding subunit, whose protein sequence is MLRKTIKAISFGAALVLSSQAMAVEARIATGGTSGVYFAIGNSICQLMGQGGKCSALESEGSVENVKGLDKRAFEFGIVQSDIQMQALNGVKLFRDSSPQIYLRSLFSLHAEPLHLMVSKNSAIKSFTELKGKAVNIGQAGSGSRGLAELAMKEIGWKKDVFSSVHELSSHDQIEALCQGKIEASFWVAGLPNEAMKKAASECGVRLLSLKGEWMRILILDNPQYSSVTIPKNTYPHVTGAIKTFGPKASLLTNADMDEETVYQLVKSVFDNLDKFKKMHPALNILKRTDMLEDGVIAPFHPGALRYYKEKGWM, encoded by the coding sequence ATGTTAAGAAAAACAATTAAAGCCATTAGTTTTGGCGCAGCACTTGTCCTCTCATCACAAGCCATGGCAGTAGAGGCACGTATTGCCACGGGCGGCACCAGCGGTGTTTATTTTGCAATCGGAAACTCGATCTGCCAACTGATGGGGCAGGGGGGCAAATGTTCTGCGCTTGAGAGCGAAGGCTCGGTTGAAAATGTCAAAGGGCTTGATAAACGGGCATTTGAATTTGGTATTGTGCAATCTGATATCCAAATGCAGGCTTTAAACGGGGTGAAGCTCTTTCGGGATTCATCACCGCAGATTTATTTGCGCAGCTTGTTTTCACTTCATGCAGAACCACTTCATTTGATGGTTTCAAAAAACAGTGCCATTAAATCTTTCACTGAGCTAAAGGGCAAGGCTGTGAATATTGGGCAAGCAGGTTCGGGCTCGCGCGGTTTGGCAGAACTTGCCATGAAAGAAATTGGCTGGAAGAAAGATGTCTTTTCTTCCGTCCATGAACTCTCTTCACATGATCAGATTGAGGCCCTCTGCCAAGGTAAGATTGAGGCGTCTTTCTGGGTTGCGGGCCTGCCTAATGAGGCAATGAAAAAAGCCGCAAGCGAATGTGGCGTGCGCCTTTTATCCTTAAAAGGGGAATGGATGCGCATTCTTATTTTGGATAACCCGCAATATAGCAGCGTGACAATCCCTAAAAATACATACCCTCATGTGACGGGTGCTATTAAAACATTTGGTCCAAAAGCAAGTTTGTTGACCAATGCTGATATGGATGAAGAAACCGTCTATCAACTGGTAAAATCGGTTTTTGATAATTTGGATAAATTTAAAAAAATGCATCCGGCCTTAAATATTTTAAAGCGCACTGACATGCTTGAAGATGGGGTGATTGCCCCCTTTCACCCCGGTGCGTTGCGTTATTATAAAGAAAAAGGCTGGATGTAA
- a CDS encoding DUF445 domain-containing protein yields MNKSALTNLIALALCVVGFLLPAHGDALFTIGLFALSGGLTNWLAVHMLFEKVPLLYGSGVIPNRFDEFKAGIKKLIIEEFFSHEHIERFFEQNGSGIGSSIVDKVDFDRVFNGLTEAIESSSLGGMLSMVGGKKALEPLREPVNKKLEDIISELANGEFGDGMSQDMTSSLVGKVEEIIDNRLNDLTPQNVKDIVQDMIRKHLGWLVVWGGVFGGLIGLLISLVG; encoded by the coding sequence ATGAACAAGTCTGCCCTCACGAACCTTATTGCTCTTGCTTTATGTGTCGTTGGTTTCTTATTGCCTGCACATGGTGATGCGCTGTTCACAATTGGCCTTTTTGCCTTATCCGGTGGTTTGACCAACTGGTTGGCTGTGCATATGCTGTTTGAAAAAGTGCCATTGCTGTATGGTTCTGGCGTGATCCCAAATCGTTTTGACGAATTTAAAGCCGGGATTAAGAAACTCATCATTGAAGAGTTTTTCTCACACGAACATATTGAACGTTTCTTTGAACAAAACGGCTCCGGTATCGGCAGCTCCATTGTGGATAAAGTCGATTTCGACCGTGTGTTTAACGGGCTGACTGAAGCCATTGAAAGCTCCAGCCTTGGCGGTATGCTGTCTATGGTTGGTGGGAAGAAGGCGCTTGAGCCCCTTCGTGAACCCGTAAACAAAAAGCTGGAAGATATCATCTCAGAACTTGCCAATGGTGAGTTTGGCGACGGCATGAGCCAAGATATGACCAGCAGCCTTGTGGGCAAAGTTGAAGAAATCATCGATAACCGCTTAAATGATCTCACCCCACAAAATGTTAAAGACATCGTACAGGATATGATCCGCAAACACCTCGGCTGGCTCGTGGTTTGGGGTGGTGTGTTTGGTGGTTTGATCGGGCTTCTTATTTCTTTGGTTGGCTAA
- a CDS encoding hydroxymethylglutaryl-CoA lyase, with protein MPFPKKVKIVEVGPRDGLQNEKQIVPLATKVELVDRLSKAGLSVVEAGSFVSPKWVPQMADSDKVMQQIHRLEDVSYPVLTPNMKGFEAAMAIGAKEVAIFGAASESFSQKNINCSIEESLARFEPIMEAAKENNVRVRGYVSCVVGCPYEGAIDPEKVAEVAARLYNMGCYEISLGDTVGVGTPEKVKDMITAVVQDVPVGKLAGHFHDTYGQALANIYAALELGVHVIDSSVAGLGGCPYAKGASGNVATEDVVYMLNGLGIETGVDLVKLCEAGRFISQSLGRVPASKVSLALSAQ; from the coding sequence ATGCCGTTTCCAAAAAAAGTAAAAATCGTTGAAGTCGGGCCACGTGATGGTTTGCAAAATGAAAAGCAAATCGTCCCGCTGGCAACCAAGGTTGAACTGGTTGATCGCCTGTCAAAAGCAGGTCTTTCAGTTGTTGAAGCCGGAAGTTTTGTGTCGCCTAAATGGGTGCCGCAGATGGCTGATAGCGATAAGGTGATGCAGCAAATTCACCGCCTTGAGGATGTGTCCTATCCTGTTCTCACCCCCAACATGAAGGGCTTTGAAGCCGCCATGGCGATAGGGGCGAAAGAGGTTGCGATTTTTGGTGCGGCATCTGAAAGCTTTTCTCAGAAAAATATCAACTGTTCCATTGAAGAAAGTCTGGCCCGCTTTGAGCCGATTATGGAAGCTGCCAAGGAAAATAACGTGCGTGTGCGCGGCTATGTTTCCTGTGTGGTTGGGTGCCCTTATGAAGGCGCAATTGATCCTGAAAAAGTGGCTGAAGTTGCAGCAAGACTTTATAATATGGGCTGTTATGAAATCTCCCTTGGCGACACGGTCGGGGTGGGCACACCTGAAAAAGTCAAAGATATGATCACAGCTGTCGTGCAAGATGTGCCTGTTGGGAAACTGGCGGGGCATTTCCATGATACCTATGGTCAGGCTTTGGCAAATATCTATGCCGCCCTTGAACTTGGCGTACATGTGATTGACTCATCTGTTGCGGGTCTGGGCGGTTGTCCCTATGCAAAAGGGGCGTCAGGCAATGTGGCAACGGAAGATGTTGTTTACATGCTGAATGGATTGGGTATTGAAACTGGCGTGGATTTGGTTAAATTGTGCGAAGCGGGTCGTTTCATCAGCCAGTCTTTGGGCCGTGTACCTGCCTCTAAAGTATCTTTGGCGTTAAGCGCACAGTAA